From the Terriglobales bacterium genome, the window TTCGCGGTTGTGTTTCTGTCGGCAATTCCATTTTGGTCACCCGCACGGTTTCAATGCGACGATCCGTGGAAGCCAGCACTTCAAATCTAAGATGCTGATGCTCGAAGCTCTCGCCCGGCTGAGGAATGCGCCCGGCAATTTCACTGACCAGTCCTCCGACGGTAGTTGCTTCAACGTCGTCAATGCGGAATTGAAACAGTTCCTCGAGTTTGTCCAGGTCCGTAGCTCCGGAAAGCCGATATGAATTCTGGTTTTCACGAATCACGTCAGCGCGTTTTTCGTGCTCGCCGGCAATGTCTCCGACGATCTCTTCCAGCATGTCCTCCAGGGTGACCAGGCCCGCCACGCCGCCGTATTCATCGATGGCAATCGCCATCTGCACCTTCTCGCGCTGCATCTCGCGCAACAGCTGGCTGACCTTTTTCATTTCGGGGACGAACTGCACGGGCCGCATCAGCTTGGCGACGGTCTCGGTGCGCGCGTCAGCATCTGTAATTTGCAGGATATCTTGTGCGAAGACGATGCCCTGCATGTGGTCGAGATCGGGATCGTACACCGGCACGCGCGAGTGCGGGCGCCGCTTTAACAAATCTGTGAGCTGCTCCACGGTTGTGCTGGCCGGAACCGCGAGCATATCCGGTCGCGCAGTCATCACCTCACGCACGATCTTGTCGCCGAACTCGACGACGGACTGAATCAATTCGCGATCGCTTTCTTCGAGAATGCCCTCTTCGGTGCCGGCCTCGAGCAGCGCATCCACTGCCTCCGACGGATGCTCCGGGTCTTGGGGTTCCTGCGTGTCCGCCAGCGCCGCGACCGACATGCTGAATCCAAGCACGATCGTGATCGGCAGAGCCACCCAGATCAGAATTTTCAGAATAGGAATCAGACGGGCGAGCCAATCTCCACGAGTGCGAATAAATAGTACGTAGGGCAGCAACCGATTGAAGACCACAATGATCAGTACGATTGCGATAGCGGCCTGTGCTATCTCCGCCCAGCTCCATCGCCCGTCCAGAAAAGTGGCATACCCGATGAGCAGTGCTATAGCCGCGGTGCAGAGCTGAGCCAACAACTGCATGGAGAGCGCAACACGCGATGTGCCGACTCCCATTTTGGATTCGACACGATGCTCATAGCTGGCGATGTTCTCTTCGAATTCACGCGAAAGGATCTTGCCTTTCTCCGCGTAGACGCGCTCGACATACGACACCAGCGTCAGCAAGGCGGAAAGAACAGCGAGCGCGATGACGATAGCGAGAATCATTGCTTTTTAACCACAGAGGACACCGAGGGCGCAGAGGAACCAAGGCTTCGTTTGGCTTTTCCTCCGTGGTCTCTGTGTCCTCTGTGGTTAATTGTCACTCTTTCGATCAGTCCTGCCGGCAGTTTCAGTTTTGCCCGGAGTTGTTGCTCTAGAGCAGCCATCTCGCCGTTATCCGATTCGTGATCGTGTCCTGCCAAGTGCAGCAATCCGTGCAGCAGAAGAATTTTAACTTCGGTGGTGAGCGAATGGCCTAAGGCTTTCGCGTTTTCGCGTGCGATGCCGCGAGAGATGGCGATGTCGCCGGCAACCCTCCCGTTCTGGGCCGCCGGAAATGAGAGGAC encodes:
- the ybeY gene encoding rRNA maturation RNase YbeY, which translates into the protein MPDPDHRANNSQIETFLRAAQRAVGIRGEVNVLITSDDKMRRLNRDFRGKDKATDVLSFPAAQNGRVAGDIAISRGIARENAKALGHSLTTEVKILLLHGLLHLAGHDHESDNGEMAALEQQLRAKLKLPAGLIERVTINHRGHRDHGGKAKRSLGSSAPSVSSVVKKQ
- a CDS encoding hemolysin family protein, translating into MILAIVIALAVLSALLTLVSYVERVYAEKGKILSREFEENIASYEHRVESKMGVGTSRVALSMQLLAQLCTAAIALLIGYATFLDGRWSWAEIAQAAIAIVLIIVVFNRLLPYVLFIRTRGDWLARLIPILKILIWVALPITIVLGFSMSVAALADTQEPQDPEHPSEAVDALLEAGTEEGILEESDRELIQSVVEFGDKIVREVMTARPDMLAVPASTTVEQLTDLLKRRPHSRVPVYDPDLDHMQGIVFAQDILQITDADARTETVAKLMRPVQFVPEMKKVSQLLREMQREKVQMAIAIDEYGGVAGLVTLEDMLEEIVGDIAGEHEKRADVIRENQNSYRLSGATDLDKLEELFQFRIDDVEATTVGGLVSEIAGRIPQPGESFEHQHLRFEVLASTDRRIETVRVTKMELPTETQPRMAIGDRQ